The Actinomadura sp. WMMB 499 genome includes a window with the following:
- a CDS encoding DNA repair helicase XPB — MSDGPLIVQSDKTLLLEVDHERADACRKEIAPFAELERAPEHVHTYRVTPLALWNARAAGHDAEQVVDTLIKFSRYPVPHALLVDVADTMARYGRLRLEKHPTHGLVLASSDRSVLEEVLRAKKIKGMLGDRVGDDAVAVHPSERGALKQALLKLGWPAEDLAGYVDGEAHPIDLAEDGWELRSYQREAAEAFWHGGSGVVVLPCGAGKTIVGATAMARAKATTLILVTNTVSAHQWKQELIRRTSLTEDEIGEYTGTKKEIRPVTIATYQIMTTRRKGAYAHLELFDARDWGLVVYDEVHLLPAPIFRMTADLQARRRIGLTATLVREDGREGDVFSLIGPKRYDAPWKDMETQGWIAPADCVEVRVTLTDSERLAYATAEPEERYRFCATTDTKTKLVKALVGRHAGEQTLVIGQYIDQLDELGALLDAPVIKGETRVRERERLFDAFRSGEIDVLVVSKVANFSIDLPEASVAVQVSGAYGSRQEEAQRLGRLLRPKANGQGARFYAVVARDTLDQDYAAHRQRFLAEQGYAYRIVDADAVLSGGEI, encoded by the coding sequence GTGTCCGACGGTCCGCTCATCGTCCAGTCCGACAAGACCCTCCTGCTCGAGGTCGACCACGAGCGGGCCGACGCGTGCCGCAAGGAGATCGCTCCGTTCGCCGAGCTCGAACGGGCGCCCGAGCACGTCCACACCTACCGCGTGACGCCCCTGGCCCTGTGGAACGCCCGCGCCGCCGGGCACGACGCCGAGCAGGTCGTCGACACCCTGATCAAGTTCTCCCGCTACCCGGTGCCGCACGCGCTGCTCGTCGACGTCGCCGACACCATGGCCAGGTACGGACGGCTGCGGCTGGAGAAGCACCCGACGCACGGGCTCGTCCTCGCCTCCTCCGACCGCTCGGTCCTGGAGGAGGTGCTCCGCGCCAAGAAGATCAAGGGCATGCTCGGCGACCGCGTCGGCGACGACGCCGTGGCCGTCCACCCGAGCGAGCGCGGCGCCCTCAAGCAGGCCCTGCTCAAGCTCGGCTGGCCCGCCGAGGACCTCGCGGGCTACGTCGACGGCGAGGCCCACCCCATCGACCTCGCCGAGGACGGCTGGGAGCTGCGCTCGTACCAGCGGGAGGCCGCCGAGGCGTTCTGGCACGGCGGCTCCGGCGTCGTCGTCCTGCCGTGCGGCGCCGGGAAGACGATCGTCGGCGCCACCGCCATGGCCCGCGCGAAGGCGACCACGCTGATCCTGGTCACCAACACCGTCTCGGCGCACCAGTGGAAGCAGGAGCTGATCCGCCGCACGTCCCTCACCGAGGACGAGATCGGCGAGTACACCGGCACCAAGAAGGAGATCCGGCCGGTCACGATCGCCACCTACCAGATCATGACCACCCGCCGGAAGGGCGCCTACGCGCACCTCGAACTGTTCGACGCCCGCGACTGGGGCCTGGTCGTCTACGACGAGGTCCACCTGCTGCCCGCGCCGATCTTCCGGATGACCGCCGACCTGCAGGCACGCCGCCGCATCGGCCTCACCGCCACGCTCGTCCGCGAGGACGGCCGCGAAGGGGACGTGTTCTCCCTCATCGGCCCCAAACGCTACGACGCGCCCTGGAAGGACATGGAGACGCAGGGCTGGATCGCGCCCGCCGACTGCGTCGAGGTCCGCGTCACCCTCACCGACTCCGAACGCCTCGCCTACGCGACCGCCGAGCCCGAGGAGCGGTACCGCTTCTGCGCGACGACCGACACCAAGACCAAGCTCGTCAAGGCGCTCGTCGGCCGGCACGCCGGCGAGCAGACGCTCGTCATCGGCCAGTACATCGACCAGCTCGACGAGCTCGGCGCCCTCCTCGACGCCCCCGTCATCAAGGGCGAGACGCGCGTCCGCGAACGCGAGCGGCTCTTCGACGCCTTCCGGTCCGGCGAGATCGACGTCCTCGTCGTCTCGAAGGTCGCGAACTTCTCGATCGACCTGCCCGAGGCGTCCGTCGCCGTCCAGGTGTCGGGCGCGTACGGGTCCCGGCAGGAGGAGGCCCAGCGCCTCGGCCGCCTGCTGCGCCCGAAGGCGAACGGGCAGGGTGCCCGCTTCTACGCGGTCGTCGCCCGCGACACCCTCGACCAGGACTACGCCGCCCACCGCCAGCGCTTCCTCGCCGAGCAGGGCTACGCGTACCGGATCGTCGACGCCGACGCCGTCCTGTCCGGCGGCGAGATCTGA
- a CDS encoding cytochrome P450 — protein MLTLPFDRSDPLMPPAAYTGLPPVAEVSAPDGRRAWLVTSFDAVTQVLTDARFEVTPPGAEAAADTLLQDGEAHARLRRLVARAFAPRAIEALRPRIERIADERTAAFAEAAEPDLVMFAAAMSAGVIGDLLRVSIGDQGRFHALVGAVSGDFTDEAAKAWNELTEMAGDLVEQKRHALGDDLLSALIGVHDARDGRLSAGELVGVVTTIVAAGHQTARNAIAVGTLLLATEGRLAGLAAAPEQDAVVEEVLRRLAGLIAEPFPRWARERVEVAGVPIEAGDLVIVRLEAANHDPARFEEPGRFAPGREGGHVSFGRGPHHCLGAALARIELTAALRALSTRVPGLRPGVAVEDLVWRHGLTDAGPVAVPVRFS, from the coding sequence ATGCTCACGTTGCCATTCGACAGGTCCGATCCGCTCATGCCGCCCGCGGCGTACACCGGCCTGCCGCCGGTCGCGGAGGTATCGGCACCGGACGGACGGCGGGCGTGGCTGGTCACGTCGTTCGACGCGGTCACGCAGGTGCTGACGGACGCGCGGTTCGAGGTCACGCCGCCGGGCGCCGAGGCGGCTGCGGACACGCTGTTGCAGGACGGCGAGGCGCACGCGAGGTTGCGGCGGCTCGTCGCACGGGCGTTCGCGCCTCGGGCGATCGAGGCGCTGCGGCCGCGGATCGAGCGGATCGCGGACGAGCGGACGGCGGCGTTCGCCGAGGCCGCGGAGCCGGATCTGGTGATGTTCGCGGCGGCGATGTCGGCCGGGGTGATCGGTGATCTGCTGCGGGTGTCGATCGGGGATCAGGGACGGTTCCACGCGCTGGTCGGGGCCGTGTCGGGGGACTTCACAGACGAGGCGGCGAAGGCGTGGAACGAGCTGACCGAGATGGCGGGTGACCTCGTCGAGCAAAAACGGCACGCGCTCGGTGACGATCTGCTCAGCGCCTTGATCGGAGTGCACGACGCCCGGGACGGCCGTCTCTCGGCCGGTGAGCTCGTCGGGGTGGTGACGACGATCGTCGCGGCGGGGCACCAGACCGCGCGGAACGCCATCGCGGTCGGGACGCTGCTGCTGGCCACCGAGGGGCGGTTGGCGGGCCTCGCGGCGGCGCCGGAGCAGGACGCGGTGGTGGAAGAGGTGCTGCGGCGGCTGGCGGGACTGATCGCCGAGCCGTTCCCGCGCTGGGCGCGCGAGCGGGTGGAGGTGGCGGGGGTGCCGATCGAGGCGGGGGACCTGGTGATCGTGCGGTTGGAGGCGGCGAACCATGATCCTGCGCGGTTCGAGGAGCCCGGACGGTTCGCGCCGGGGCGCGAGGGCGGGCACGTGTCGTTCGGGCGCGGGCCTCACCACTGCCTGGGGGCGGCCCTCGCCCGGATCGAGTTGACCGCCGCGCTGCGCGCCCTCTCGACGCGGGTGCCGGGCCTGCGGCCGGGTGTCGCGGTCGAGGACCTGGTCTGGCGGCACGGCCTGACGGACGCAGGGCCGGTGGCGGTGCCCGTAAGGTTCTCCTGA
- a CDS encoding DeoR/GlpR family DNA-binding transcription regulator has product MESSDRVLALIDRLRTTEHVTVADLAAETGASEMTIRRDLDQLADQGALRRVRGGAVSLLLRGEATPFALRVHEAVDTKRRIAAKLDELLTDGEAVVLDGGTTTLTIARALARRRLTVVPLDMHSANALTGAPDVRLLVPGGRTTPGSLAFTGPLTEASLASLRVDTAVLGVCGLSAEHGLTAHDLDEVPVKRAAIAAARRVIAVCDAAKFGRSGLGLVCPATGLDAVVTDRTAPDVAVARLRDAGVEVHLT; this is encoded by the coding sequence ATGGAGAGTTCGGATCGCGTCCTTGCGCTCATCGATCGGTTGCGGACGACCGAGCACGTCACCGTCGCCGACCTGGCCGCCGAGACGGGCGCGTCCGAGATGACGATCCGGCGCGACCTCGACCAGCTCGCCGACCAGGGCGCCCTGCGCCGCGTCCGGGGCGGCGCCGTCAGCCTGCTGCTGCGCGGCGAGGCCACCCCCTTCGCGCTCCGCGTGCACGAGGCCGTCGACACCAAGCGGCGCATCGCCGCGAAACTGGACGAACTGCTCACCGACGGCGAGGCCGTCGTCCTCGACGGCGGCACCACCACCCTCACGATCGCCCGCGCCCTCGCCCGCCGCCGCCTGACCGTCGTCCCCCTCGACATGCACTCCGCCAACGCGCTCACCGGCGCTCCCGACGTCCGGCTGCTGGTCCCCGGCGGCCGCACCACGCCGGGCTCCCTCGCCTTCACGGGCCCGCTCACCGAGGCGTCCCTGGCGTCCCTGCGCGTCGACACCGCCGTCCTCGGCGTCTGCGGGCTGTCCGCCGAGCACGGCCTCACCGCCCACGACCTCGACGAGGTCCCCGTCAAGCGCGCCGCCATCGCCGCCGCGCGCCGCGTCATCGCCGTCTGCGACGCCGCCAAGTTCGGCCGCAGCGGCCTCGGCCTCGTCTGCCCCGCCACCGGACTCGACGCCGTCGTCACCGACCGGACGGCCCCGGACGTGGCCGTCGCCCGCCTCCGCGACGCCGGCGTCGAGGTGCACCTGACCTGA
- a CDS encoding helix-turn-helix transcriptional regulator, with product MIAQHPERDQILLENVLSALGNPLRLRIVRALADGGEQSCGVILDGVSKSTLTHHWKVLRDSGVIWQRPSGRENLLSLRDADLESRFPGLLPSVLAATGPG from the coding sequence GTGATCGCCCAGCACCCCGAGCGCGACCAGATCCTGCTCGAGAACGTCCTGTCCGCGCTCGGCAACCCGCTCCGGCTCCGCATCGTGCGCGCACTCGCCGACGGCGGCGAGCAGTCCTGCGGCGTCATCCTCGACGGGGTCTCCAAATCGACGCTCACCCACCACTGGAAGGTGCTCCGCGACAGCGGCGTCATCTGGCAGCGCCCGTCCGGCCGCGAGAACCTCCTCTCGCTGCGCGACGCCGACCTCGAGTCCCGCTTCCCCGGCCTGCTGCCGTCCGTCCTGGCCGCCACCGGACCCGGCTGA
- a CDS encoding alpha/beta fold hydrolase — MTDHVISTDGTRIAFDLLGDGPPVILVAGMFCDRRATGDLAEALAAHFTVVNYDRRGRGESGDTLPYAPEREVEDIAALIAAAGGTASVYGHSSGACLALNAAAELPVDRLVLNDPPYGADDAESRAAAREMAGKVVAAIAEDRRADAIKMFMTASGMPDEMAAGISADPSMQAIAPTMPYDYAVVGHDGTIPKEKARAISMPTLILAGGTSAPFFRDAAVRLGEIIPGARVQVLEGVGHDASAEAVAEPVTAFLKP, encoded by the coding sequence ATGACCGATCATGTGATCTCGACAGACGGCACCCGCATCGCCTTCGACCTCCTCGGCGACGGCCCACCGGTCATCCTGGTCGCCGGCATGTTCTGCGACCGCCGCGCGACCGGCGACCTGGCCGAGGCCCTCGCCGCCCACTTCACCGTCGTCAACTACGACCGCCGGGGACGGGGCGAGAGCGGCGACACCCTCCCGTACGCCCCGGAGCGAGAGGTCGAGGACATCGCGGCGCTCATCGCCGCCGCGGGCGGAACGGCGTCCGTCTACGGCCACTCGTCCGGCGCGTGCCTCGCCCTCAACGCCGCCGCCGAACTGCCCGTCGACCGGCTCGTCCTGAACGACCCTCCGTACGGTGCGGACGACGCGGAGTCCCGCGCCGCCGCCCGCGAGATGGCCGGCAAGGTCGTGGCCGCCATCGCCGAGGACCGGCGCGCCGACGCGATCAAGATGTTCATGACCGCGTCCGGGATGCCGGACGAGATGGCGGCCGGCATCAGCGCCGACCCGTCCATGCAGGCGATCGCCCCGACGATGCCCTACGACTACGCGGTCGTGGGCCACGACGGCACCATCCCGAAGGAGAAGGCCCGCGCCATATCCATGCCCACGCTCATCCTGGCGGGCGGGACCAGCGCCCCGTTCTTCCGCGACGCGGCCGTCCGCCTCGGCGAGATCATCCCGGGCGCCCGCGTCCAGGTCCTCGAGGGCGTCGGCCATGACGCGTCCGCCGAAGCGGTCGCCGAGCCTGTCACCGCGTTCCTCAAGCCCTGA
- a CDS encoding maleylpyruvate isomerase family mycothiol-dependent enzyme, producing MEEGVWPMVHAERAALLDDLARLDDEQWRVPSLCEGWTVHDVAAHLVDTARATRLRFVLGLVRARFDFHRQNARGVERERGASPQETLERLRQVGARRSTPPAPIDSRLVEEVVHGEDIRRPLGLSRTYPQDAVVRSLRLQARTPAAFGGARELVAGVRLAATDAHLSIGEGPEVSGTALSLLLAVSGRRVAPGELDGPGAPTLAMTV from the coding sequence GTGGAAGAAGGCGTCTGGCCGATGGTTCATGCGGAGCGTGCGGCGCTGCTCGATGATCTCGCCCGTCTCGATGACGAGCAGTGGCGGGTGCCGTCGCTGTGCGAAGGCTGGACGGTGCACGACGTGGCCGCCCATCTGGTCGACACCGCTCGGGCGACGCGTCTGCGGTTCGTGCTCGGCCTCGTCCGGGCGCGGTTCGACTTCCACCGCCAGAACGCACGTGGTGTGGAGCGTGAGCGCGGTGCCTCACCTCAGGAGACGTTGGAGCGGCTTCGCCAGGTGGGGGCGCGGCGGTCGACGCCTCCGGCGCCGATCGACAGCCGGCTCGTCGAGGAGGTCGTCCACGGTGAGGACATCCGCCGGCCCTTGGGGCTCAGCCGCACCTACCCGCAGGATGCCGTGGTCAGATCGCTCCGCCTGCAGGCTCGTACCCCGGCGGCTTTCGGCGGGGCCAGGGAGCTGGTGGCCGGTGTCCGGCTCGCGGCGACGGACGCCCACCTGTCGATCGGAGAGGGCCCGGAAGTGAGCGGGACCGCACTTTCGCTCCTCCTGGCCGTCTCCGGGCGACGAGTGGCGCCCGGCGAGCTTGACGGGCCAGGCGCCCCCACGCTGGCGATGACCGTCTGA
- a CDS encoding HAD family phosphatase, with amino-acid sequence MTWIVFDYAGVISLSPPEDAGALLPQTAGVPPERFWPVYWARREPYDLAEVSATEFWTDVCGRLGAPVDADLIEVLVTLDVRTWGHVNRATVGLLEDLAAAGGRLALLSNAPVELARMVDARPWAGLFRHRLFSADLRLAKPDPEIYRTLLARIEAGPEDVVFVDDREENVRGAEAVGIRGVLFGDAAGVRAELSGLLAPGGGR; translated from the coding sequence ATGACGTGGATCGTGTTCGACTACGCGGGTGTCATCAGCCTGTCGCCGCCCGAGGACGCGGGGGCGCTGCTGCCGCAGACCGCCGGGGTGCCGCCGGAACGGTTCTGGCCGGTGTACTGGGCGCGGCGAGAGCCCTACGACCTGGCGGAGGTGTCCGCCACCGAGTTCTGGACGGACGTGTGCGGACGGCTCGGCGCGCCGGTGGACGCCGACCTGATCGAGGTGCTGGTGACGCTGGACGTCCGGACGTGGGGGCACGTGAACCGGGCGACGGTCGGGCTGCTGGAGGACCTGGCTGCGGCCGGCGGCCGGCTCGCGCTGCTGTCGAACGCGCCCGTCGAGCTGGCCCGCATGGTGGACGCCCGTCCGTGGGCGGGACTGTTCCGGCATCGGCTGTTCAGCGCCGACCTGCGGCTGGCCAAGCCCGACCCGGAGATCTACCGGACGCTGCTGGCGCGGATCGAGGCCGGTCCGGAGGACGTCGTGTTCGTGGACGACCGGGAGGAGAACGTGCGGGGTGCGGAGGCGGTGGGGATCCGCGGGGTCCTGTTCGGCGACGCGGCGGGGGTGCGGGCGGAGCTGTCCGGCCTGCTCGCGCCGGGCGGAGGCCGCTGA
- a CDS encoding helicase-associated domain-containing protein: protein METFAEWLRARGDDELRALLSARPELLAPVPADLTALAARAATPAAISRALDRLDRFALAVLEAVLVLPAPSPDALATALDAPRARIDDALAVLRGHGLVWGAGPNAAPGVRQALPNPAGLGPPVREVFAGHSPERLATLVADLDGTAPRGFPDADRLLARLAELLAAPGPLIDDAGPDARAALDQLAWGPPVGRVADARRPVRADTATTPVERLLARGLLAAEDDRTVTLPREVALHLRGGRLFRDVPADPPPLAPAEPPATSAPTGETVVRAAAGEAAAAVRLVEELLEHWGLRPPAVLRSGGLAVRDLRAAATLLDVPEWHAALLIEAALATGLLTRSGDLDGEWLPTPAYDLWLMRDTAGRWAELARGWLRSDRVAGLAGERDDRDRLINALSEGMVRGTAPSTRHAVLRVLGEADRGAVPDADALRARLAWLRPRRGGPLRDRLLGWTLREAAALGVTGFGELAPFARALLAGDDPEPELDKHLPEPVEEILIQADLTAIAPGPLVTELARELALTADVESTGGATVYRFTPASVRRALDAGRTAADLTNLLDRHSATPLPQPLTYLIDDVARRHGQLRVGSLTSYVRADSAAMLDEILADRRADPLRLHRLAPTVLASGLHRSELLDGLRAMGLAPVAESPGGGVIVTRPDAQRADPPPTAEIVRVRQDPHADDSMIAAAVRALRAGDEASRHGADRPAAPGGEPPRSPAMATVERLRAAVERGGRVWIGYLDQQGQASSRIVEPVRVEGGFLTGYDATRAAVHRFALHRITGVSELDRP from the coding sequence ATGGAGACGTTTGCGGAGTGGCTCCGCGCACGGGGCGATGACGAGCTGCGTGCGCTGCTGTCCGCGCGTCCCGAACTGCTCGCCCCCGTCCCCGCCGACCTGACCGCGCTCGCCGCCCGCGCCGCCACCCCGGCCGCGATCTCCCGCGCCCTCGACCGGCTCGACCGGTTCGCGCTCGCCGTCCTGGAAGCCGTCCTGGTCCTCCCGGCCCCGTCCCCGGACGCCCTCGCCACCGCCCTCGACGCCCCCCGCGCCCGGATCGACGACGCCCTGGCCGTCCTGCGCGGCCACGGACTCGTGTGGGGGGCCGGGCCGAACGCGGCGCCCGGCGTCCGGCAGGCCCTCCCGAACCCGGCCGGGCTCGGCCCGCCGGTCCGCGAGGTGTTCGCGGGCCACTCCCCCGAACGCCTCGCCACGCTGGTCGCCGACCTGGACGGGACGGCGCCGCGCGGCTTCCCCGACGCCGACCGGCTGCTCGCCCGCCTCGCCGAGCTGCTCGCCGCGCCCGGCCCGCTGATCGACGACGCCGGCCCGGACGCCCGCGCCGCCCTCGACCAGCTCGCCTGGGGCCCGCCCGTCGGCCGCGTCGCCGACGCCCGGCGGCCCGTCCGCGCCGACACCGCCACCACCCCGGTCGAGCGGCTGCTGGCCCGCGGCCTCCTCGCCGCCGAGGACGACCGCACGGTCACCCTCCCCCGCGAGGTGGCGCTGCACCTGCGCGGCGGCCGGCTGTTCCGGGACGTGCCCGCCGATCCCCCGCCGCTCGCGCCCGCCGAACCGCCGGCGACGTCCGCGCCCACCGGCGAGACGGTCGTGCGGGCCGCCGCCGGGGAGGCCGCGGCCGCCGTCCGGCTCGTCGAGGAACTCCTCGAGCACTGGGGCCTGCGGCCGCCCGCCGTGCTGCGCAGCGGCGGCCTCGCCGTCCGCGACCTGCGCGCCGCCGCGACCCTCCTGGACGTCCCCGAATGGCACGCCGCGCTGCTCATCGAGGCCGCGCTCGCCACGGGCCTGCTCACCCGCAGCGGCGACCTGGACGGCGAGTGGCTGCCCACCCCCGCCTACGACCTGTGGCTGATGCGCGACACCGCCGGCCGCTGGGCCGAGCTGGCCCGCGGCTGGCTGCGCTCGGACCGGGTCGCCGGGCTCGCCGGCGAGCGCGACGACCGCGACCGGCTGATCAACGCGCTGAGCGAGGGGATGGTGCGCGGCACCGCCCCCTCGACCCGGCACGCCGTCCTGCGCGTCCTCGGCGAGGCCGACCGCGGCGCCGTCCCCGACGCCGACGCCCTGCGCGCGCGCCTCGCGTGGCTGCGTCCCCGGCGCGGCGGGCCGCTCCGCGACCGGCTGCTCGGCTGGACGCTCCGCGAGGCCGCGGCCCTCGGCGTCACCGGTTTCGGGGAGCTCGCCCCGTTCGCCCGCGCCCTGCTCGCCGGAGACGACCCCGAACCCGAGCTCGACAAGCACCTGCCCGAGCCGGTCGAGGAGATCCTCATCCAGGCCGACCTCACCGCGATCGCCCCCGGCCCCCTGGTCACCGAACTCGCCCGCGAGCTGGCGCTGACCGCCGACGTCGAGTCGACCGGCGGCGCGACCGTCTACCGGTTCACGCCCGCCTCGGTCCGCCGCGCGCTCGACGCCGGACGCACCGCCGCCGACCTGACGAACCTGCTCGACCGGCACTCCGCCACCCCGCTCCCGCAGCCCCTCACGTACCTGATCGACGACGTCGCCCGCCGCCACGGGCAGCTCCGCGTCGGCTCCCTCACCTCCTACGTCCGCGCCGACTCCGCCGCGATGCTCGACGAGATCCTCGCCGACCGCCGCGCCGACCCGCTGCGCCTGCACCGGCTGGCGCCGACCGTCCTCGCGTCCGGGCTGCACCGGTCCGAGCTGCTGGACGGCCTGCGCGCGATGGGCCTCGCCCCGGTGGCCGAGTCCCCGGGCGGCGGCGTGATCGTCACCCGTCCGGACGCCCAGCGCGCCGACCCGCCGCCCACCGCGGAGATCGTCCGGGTGCGGCAGGATCCGCACGCCGACGACTCGATGATCGCGGCGGCCGTCCGGGCCCTGCGGGCCGGCGACGAGGCGTCCCGGCACGGCGCCGACCGGCCCGCCGCCCCCGGCGGCGAACCGCCCCGGTCCCCGGCGATGGCGACCGTCGAACGGCTCCGCGCCGCCGTCGAGCGGGGCGGCCGCGTCTGGATCGGCTACCTCGACCAGCAGGGCCAGGCGTCCAGCCGCATCGTCGAACCCGTCCGCGTCGAGGGCGGCTTCCTCACCGGCTACGACGCCACCCGCGCCGCCGTCCACCGCTTCGCCCTGCACCGCATCACGGGCGTCTCCGAACTCGACCGCCCCTGA
- a CDS encoding MFS transporter yields the protein MTVRRPGRALALLATAQLIYSLDINIVYVALPELAADLGFSEQTRQWVVSAYVVFAGGFLLLGGRAADLLGRRRMFVLALALYAASSLAGGLADAQGVIVAARAVQGIGGALLLPSTLALIGTLFAEGPPRNRALAVWGGAGASGLTAGALLGGVLTQAFGWPAVFYVNVPLAGAVAVAALLVIPRDEPAGTSGRFDLPGALASTAGATLLVFGLVQGPEIGWAEPAVLGALVLAGASLAAFVLIEWRGADPLLPFGLLRNRSLVVGVTVTFVFMGTFGALPYFLTVLFQDVHGFSALETGLAFLVPSVAIASGTQLGARLAGRYGARRTLVAGFGAGVLGTAALAAGFGAGAAFATALPGLVVSGVGQGVVWTAMWIAASTGVPAERQGVANGTASMTLNLGNAIGLAVLTVAANAGTGGRTGDALRTAVADGGRTAVLLAAAGMAAGLAVSLALRSVRTSPPVRERVPDQIPSP from the coding sequence ATGACGGTGCGCCGACCCGGCCGGGCCCTGGCCCTGCTGGCCACGGCGCAGCTCATCTATTCGCTCGACATCAACATCGTTTACGTGGCGCTGCCCGAACTGGCCGCCGACCTGGGATTCTCCGAGCAGACCCGGCAGTGGGTCGTGAGCGCCTACGTGGTGTTCGCGGGCGGCTTCCTGCTGCTCGGCGGCCGCGCGGCCGACCTGCTCGGACGCCGCCGCATGTTCGTCCTCGCGCTCGCGCTCTACGCGGCGTCCTCGCTGGCCGGAGGGCTCGCGGACGCCCAGGGCGTGATCGTCGCCGCCCGCGCGGTGCAGGGGATCGGCGGCGCGCTGCTGCTGCCGTCCACCCTCGCGCTGATCGGCACGCTGTTCGCGGAGGGCCCGCCGCGCAACCGGGCGCTCGCCGTCTGGGGCGGGGCGGGCGCGAGCGGCCTGACGGCCGGAGCGCTGCTCGGCGGCGTCCTCACGCAGGCGTTCGGGTGGCCTGCGGTGTTCTATGTCAACGTGCCGCTGGCCGGGGCCGTCGCGGTCGCGGCGCTGCTGGTGATCCCGCGCGACGAACCGGCCGGGACGTCCGGCCGGTTCGACCTCCCGGGGGCGCTGGCCTCGACGGCCGGTGCGACGCTGCTGGTGTTCGGGCTCGTGCAGGGCCCGGAGATCGGCTGGGCGGAACCGGCCGTGCTCGGCGCGCTCGTCCTCGCCGGGGCGAGCCTCGCCGCGTTCGTCCTGATCGAGTGGCGCGGCGCCGACCCGCTGCTCCCGTTCGGGCTGCTGCGGAACCGCAGCCTGGTCGTCGGCGTGACCGTCACGTTCGTGTTCATGGGGACGTTCGGGGCACTGCCCTACTTCCTGACCGTCCTGTTCCAGGACGTGCACGGGTTCTCGGCGCTCGAGACGGGGCTCGCGTTCCTCGTGCCGTCGGTGGCGATCGCGTCCGGCACCCAGCTCGGGGCGCGGCTGGCCGGACGGTACGGGGCGCGGCGCACCCTCGTGGCCGGCTTCGGCGCCGGCGTGCTGGGGACCGCCGCGCTCGCGGCCGGTTTCGGTGCCGGGGCGGCGTTCGCGACGGCCCTGCCGGGGCTGGTGGTGTCCGGTGTCGGCCAGGGCGTCGTGTGGACGGCGATGTGGATCGCCGCGTCCACCGGCGTCCCGGCGGAGCGGCAGGGCGTCGCGAACGGGACGGCGTCGATGACGCTGAACCTCGGCAACGCGATCGGCCTCGCCGTTCTCACCGTCGCCGCCAACGCGGGGACCGGCGGCCGCACCGGCGACGCGCTGCGCACCGCGGTCGCCGACGGCGGCCGGACCGCGGTGCTGCTCGCCGCCGCGGGCATGGCCGCCGGGCTGGCGGTGTCGCTCGCGCTGCGCAGCGTCCGGACGTCACCGCCGGTGCGGGAGCGCGTGCCCGATCAGATCCCGTCGCCGTAG